The following DNA comes from Cytophagales bacterium.
GGCAAATATTGAATGCGCATAAACTCCTCTTGATTGAATTCAGATCGGAAGACAATTGCGACCTCACTGAAAGGTCGATTGGTTAGCCGGATCAATCGATTGAGTATGAACCGAGCCATGTCCGCTTCTAATGAATCATAATGTTCTGTCAGTCGATCCAGGAGCACGTAGGCCATTTCAATTTTGAGTGGATCATCAAAAGCAGCTTTCACCCCAATGGTCAGTTCACCTCTCCCGGAATTATAGCTATCTACTTCGAATACGTCCGTCAAGGGTGTTGAAGCCAACCACGATTGGTAGTCACTTGCTACACCTTGAGCAAAAAGTCCGAATATTCCTAGGCTATATAATATGGTAAACAGCAGACGCATCCTGCAATCAAAGGCTTGTTTGTTGGTTAAGTTGGCTTGAATTTAATATGAACTCATCGAAGAGGAAAGCGTTGAAGAATATTAGGTAAGCTAAGCGCCGCGACCAACGCAAATAAAACCTCACCAATCCACAAAACATTCATCAGGGTATTGAACCCAACCCAGGAAGGTTTAAATGCACTTAGCAACATCAAAGCCGCATAAATACCATAACACCCTACCAAAACAATTACGGCACCTATGTCCACACGCCTGACTGCTTTATCCGTAGCTACCGGATAGGGATACCGAACCATAAAGGCAATAAAGGCGGTTCCATAAAAAATACTCACAACACTCAAAGTCCTCAGCATTTCGAAAAATTCCTCCTCAAAGAACCCTCCCTGTGTGTAAAGCACATAGATCAGCACCATAACAATCACCCTGCTGATGAGGTGAATTTTACTGTGGATATGTATGAGTGAAATGTCCTTCATGGATCAACTTTCATAAAATAAATAGGAGAATATTTACCAATCAACAGAAATCTCGAATATAATTGAAGCGCCTTACTCATAACGCTTAAAAAATCGCAGTGAATAGTGACATCAAAATACTAGTCCTGGAAGATGAAATACTGCTCGCTAAGGATCTGCAAGGGAAACTGGAAGACTTTGGTTATCATGTAGAACATGTTCGTAGCGGGGAAGAAACCCTGAAGGCTTTTCAAAAGGACATTCCGGACCTGGCCGTATTGGACATTGAGGTAGAAGGAGAAATGGATGGTTTGGAAATTGGATCCTACATCACCAATACTTACGGTACTCCAATCATTTACCTGACGCAGTTCAAGGACCTGCAAACTTTTCAGAAAGCTAAAAAGGCCAAACCTGTGTCCTACCTAACCAAGCCCGTCAATTTATGGGACCTGATCCGTGCCATTGAATTGAGCCTGGAGCACGCTGCGATCGCCACCAATGTGGAAGAGAAAAACTACGTGTTATCCAAGGCCATTTACCTGAAGTCCGAAGAGCAACACTTCGAGAAGGTGAGCATCGATGATATCTATTACCTAAAAGCAGCAGGGGCCTACACAGAAATCCATACCACAACCAAAACCTTCATCTTTTCAGATAACATCAGCTATTTCGAAAAGAAGCTGATGGCCCCACAATTGATGCGAGTACACCGATCGTGGATGATCAATGTCAACCGTGTAGATAGCATCGACAAGAGTAATTTGGTGGTACATGACGAAAAAATACCCGTTGGTAAAAGCTATAAAAAGACCGTTCAGGCCACGTTCAAGCTAATTTCATAGGTGCATAAATACTGATAGACGTACCGGATTCGCTGCTTTCGGTGGTCATTTTTCCGCGCAATTGATCTACCAGCGTCTCGATCAAGTTCATCCCGAAAGAAGGTTCATCCTTCTGGGTTTCCATAATCCCTGGACCATTGTCGGAAACTTTGAGGAAAATAGACTCTCCCTCCTGGCCCAAG
Coding sequences within:
- a CDS encoding response regulator transcription factor, with the protein product MNSDIKILVLEDEILLAKDLQGKLEDFGYHVEHVRSGEETLKAFQKDIPDLAVLDIEVEGEMDGLEIGSYITNTYGTPIIYLTQFKDLQTFQKAKKAKPVSYLTKPVNLWDLIRAIELSLEHAAIATNVEEKNYVLSKAIYLKSEEQHFEKVSIDDIYYLKAAGAYTEIHTTTKTFIFSDNISYFEKKLMAPQLMRVHRSWMINVNRVDSIDKSNLVVHDEKIPVGKSYKKTVQATFKLIS